The following are encoded in a window of Geobacter metallireducens GS-15 genomic DNA:
- the rlmD gene encoding 23S rRNA (uracil(1939)-C(5))-methyltransferase RlmD, with protein sequence MTTRYRKREDNRNHRTATGQTVTLTITGFDDEGFGTTSHEGKKVLVAGALPGETVSIRVTHNGPRTMFGEAITILSPSPDRMASPSCTTSACSNCPLISMNYGAQLTLKRSLVEKEIRSFASLRAVPIDDVISSPRPLQYRNSAKLVVAGTFKSPIIGIYRRNSHNVVDISACPLHNPLINRVVAAAKEGIRKGKVPVYNPRTDTGILRYLVVRVSEHTGRAMAVFVTAQRSYNEIHHLAKFVRQAVPELDVAVQNVNTSEGNVILAPHDHFLTKDHAIIEELAGIRFSISPRSFFQVNSGSARIIYEKVREWSALTGNEKVVDLYCGIGGISLFLAPGAQEVHGIEYVDAAVADAERNARLNGIRNCSFEAGDAAELLEELVEEGTEPDVVIFNPPRKGCDRRVLEAAVNSGPGRMIYVSCSPATLARDLDILAGLGYQTREIQPVDMFPQTPHIENVALLVDARHARDDHGKTTSPQGRQHFTHKRRGASA encoded by the coding sequence ATGACTACGAGATACAGGAAACGAGAAGATAATAGAAACCATCGGACCGCCACCGGCCAAACGGTAACACTCACCATCACCGGTTTTGACGATGAAGGATTCGGAACGACATCCCACGAAGGGAAAAAAGTCCTCGTGGCAGGTGCCCTCCCTGGTGAAACGGTCAGCATCAGGGTAACTCACAACGGACCACGGACCATGTTCGGGGAGGCAATCACCATACTCTCCCCTTCCCCCGACCGCATGGCGTCTCCTTCATGCACCACCTCCGCCTGCAGCAACTGTCCTCTCATATCCATGAACTATGGGGCACAGCTTACCCTGAAACGCAGCCTCGTCGAAAAGGAGATCCGCTCCTTCGCCTCGCTGCGCGCAGTCCCCATAGACGATGTCATTTCCTCTCCCCGCCCCCTACAGTACCGAAACTCCGCAAAGCTTGTTGTGGCGGGAACCTTCAAATCTCCAATCATCGGCATCTATCGGCGCAACAGCCACAACGTGGTCGATATCAGTGCCTGCCCCCTTCACAACCCACTCATCAATCGGGTGGTGGCTGCCGCGAAGGAAGGAATACGAAAGGGGAAGGTGCCGGTTTACAATCCCCGCACCGACACCGGCATCCTCCGCTACCTTGTGGTGAGGGTTTCCGAACACACTGGCCGGGCCATGGCCGTCTTCGTCACTGCCCAGAGAAGTTACAATGAGATTCACCATCTCGCCAAGTTCGTAAGGCAGGCGGTCCCGGAACTGGATGTGGCGGTTCAGAACGTGAACACCTCCGAAGGGAATGTCATCCTCGCCCCCCATGACCACTTCCTGACCAAAGACCATGCCATCATTGAAGAGCTTGCCGGGATCCGTTTTTCCATCTCGCCCCGCTCGTTTTTCCAGGTGAACAGCGGCAGCGCCCGCATCATCTACGAAAAGGTCCGGGAATGGAGCGCCTTGACCGGCAATGAGAAGGTCGTTGATCTCTATTGCGGCATCGGGGGGATTTCACTCTTCCTGGCCCCCGGCGCACAGGAGGTTCACGGCATAGAGTACGTGGATGCGGCGGTAGCCGATGCGGAACGAAACGCGCGCCTCAACGGGATTCGCAACTGTTCCTTCGAGGCGGGTGATGCGGCAGAACTTCTGGAAGAGTTGGTGGAAGAAGGGACTGAACCCGACGTGGTCATCTTTAACCCGCCACGCAAGGGGTGCGATCGCCGGGTGCTTGAGGCTGCCGTTAACTCAGGCCCTGGCCGGATGATCTATGTCTCCTGCTCCCCCGCCACCCTGGCCCGCGACCTCGACATCCTCGCGGGGCTCGGCTACCAGACACGGGAGATCCAGCCCGTGGACATGTTCCCCCAGACTCCTCACATTGAAAATGTGGCTCTTCTCGTCGATGCCCGTCACGCGCGGGATGACCACGGAAAAACAACGTCCCCCCAAGGTCGGCAACATTTCACGCACAAAAGAAGAGGGGCATCCGCCTGA
- a CDS encoding NAD(P)-dependent oxidoreductase encodes MLKNVGFLGLGTVGRHMAINLLKGSYTLTVYDSDPEVVAELVKQGALGAGTPREAAKGQDIVIYIRPEKERLKPDIYGEDGIFAGIDPGTILVDMGTHSLESTKEMAEEAAKHRVMFLDAPVWGTKEHAANGLLTILAGGDPSLLGRCRELFSFFGLNIIHVGSIGDATRMKFVVNLVQAELMETLAEAIVFGEKMGFNVDKILEVLDSGGVASPLFHSKGRVIARGDFTRNLALKYVHEQLELVLEKSQKLGLDLPAAMVACKTYEQGVKDGRGEEDFSSVVKVLRK; translated from the coding sequence ATGTTGAAAAATGTCGGTTTCTTGGGTCTGGGTACCGTCGGCCGGCACATGGCCATCAATCTTCTCAAGGGAAGCTACACTCTTACGGTTTACGACTCGGATCCCGAAGTCGTTGCAGAACTTGTCAAGCAGGGAGCCCTCGGAGCCGGAACGCCGCGGGAGGCTGCCAAGGGGCAAGATATTGTCATCTACATCCGTCCCGAGAAGGAGCGGCTAAAGCCTGACATTTACGGGGAAGACGGCATTTTCGCGGGGATCGACCCCGGCACGATCCTCGTTGACATGGGAACCCATTCCCTTGAGAGCACGAAGGAAATGGCCGAAGAGGCCGCAAAGCACCGTGTCATGTTCCTTGATGCTCCGGTCTGGGGGACCAAGGAACACGCAGCCAATGGGCTCCTCACGATTCTCGCCGGCGGGGATCCGTCGCTTCTCGGTCGGTGCCGTGAACTCTTCTCGTTCTTCGGACTCAACATCATCCATGTCGGATCCATCGGTGACGCTACCCGGATGAAATTCGTCGTTAACCTGGTTCAGGCCGAGTTGATGGAGACTCTGGCTGAAGCCATTGTCTTCGGCGAGAAGATGGGTTTCAACGTTGATAAGATTCTCGAAGTGCTCGATTCCGGTGGTGTTGCCTCCCCCCTGTTCCACTCCAAGGGGCGCGTCATTGCCAGGGGAGATTTTACCCGTAACCTGGCCCTCAAGTACGTTCACGAACAGCTGGAACTGGTGCTCGAAAAGTCTCAGAAATTGGGTCTGGATCTGCCGGCCGCCATGGTGGCGTGCAAGACGTATGAGCAGGGGGTCAAGGATGGCCGCGGCGAAGAGGACTTTTCCTCAGTGGTCAAGGTCCTGAGAAAATAG
- a CDS encoding endonuclease III domain-containing protein: MKDSDIHEAMALLAEAVKSWPSPAVTIVSQREGNPFKVLVSCILSLRTQDRTTGPASERLFGLADTPAKMLFLSSDAIEQAIYPVGFYRNKAAQILDICRTLVDKYDGQVPDDLDELLTFRGVGRKTANLVLTLGFGKLAICVDTHVHRICNRWGYTSTKTPAETEFALRAKLPQKYWPVINDYLVTFGQNQCTPVSPRCSTCVLVCFCDRVGVTKSR, from the coding sequence GTGAAAGACAGCGATATCCATGAGGCCATGGCTCTCCTGGCGGAGGCTGTGAAATCGTGGCCGTCCCCCGCAGTTACCATCGTCTCGCAGCGGGAGGGAAATCCCTTCAAGGTCCTAGTCTCCTGCATCCTTTCTCTTCGTACCCAGGACAGGACCACCGGTCCGGCATCGGAACGACTCTTTGGCCTGGCCGATACCCCGGCGAAGATGCTTTTTCTCTCCTCGGATGCGATTGAACAGGCCATTTACCCTGTGGGATTTTATCGAAACAAGGCAGCCCAGATTCTCGATATCTGCAGAACCCTCGTGGATAAATACGACGGACAGGTTCCCGATGATCTGGATGAACTGCTGACTTTCAGGGGGGTAGGGCGCAAGACAGCGAACCTGGTTCTGACTCTTGGTTTCGGTAAACTGGCCATTTGTGTCGATACCCATGTCCACCGCATTTGTAACCGGTGGGGATACACCAGCACGAAGACGCCGGCGGAGACGGAGTTTGCGCTTCGCGCCAAGCTTCCCCAAAAGTACTGGCCCGTAATCAACGATTACCTCGTCACTTTTGGCCAGAACCAGTGTACGCCTGTTTCGCCCCGTTGCTCCACCTGTGTGCTTGTTTGTTTCTGTGACAGAGTAGGCGTGACAAAATCGCGATAA
- a CDS encoding PHP domain-containing protein gives MMSTIDLHVHSNYSDGIHPPADLVKMAAERGLVAIAIADHDTVDGIDEALIAGARLGVEVVPAVELSAEHGRYRDMHILGYHLDHRDPRLVDMLAEFRINREIRGRAIVDKINQRLADGRKPLLSYDEVLNLAEGAVGRPHIGRMLIERGYARNMEDAFRRYLIPCNVPKRYIPAGDAITEIRRAGGVAVLAHPITVSDDRQVLRGIVSELVALGLDGIEVFNNMCYKDDMLFLEFLCRESGLLMTGGSDFHGFEDDVEIGSGRGGLAVSHRLAEAVKNLAESRRITPPGSRT, from the coding sequence ATGATGTCAACAATCGATCTCCATGTTCACTCAAACTATTCCGATGGCATCCACCCCCCGGCAGACTTGGTCAAGATGGCCGCAGAGCGAGGCCTGGTCGCCATCGCCATTGCTGACCACGACACGGTGGATGGCATCGACGAAGCGCTGATCGCCGGCGCACGCCTAGGCGTGGAGGTAGTTCCCGCGGTTGAACTTTCGGCCGAACACGGCCGTTATCGCGATATGCACATCCTGGGGTATCACCTTGATCACCGCGATCCCCGTCTCGTGGACATGCTTGCAGAATTCAGGATAAACCGTGAGATTAGGGGACGGGCCATCGTCGACAAGATAAACCAACGGCTTGCTGATGGGCGGAAACCGCTCCTCTCCTACGATGAAGTGCTCAATTTGGCAGAGGGCGCAGTCGGTAGGCCCCACATCGGCAGGATGCTCATTGAACGCGGCTACGCCAGGAATATGGAGGACGCATTCCGCAGGTATCTCATCCCATGTAATGTCCCAAAGCGCTATATTCCCGCCGGGGACGCCATCACGGAAATCAGGAGGGCCGGAGGCGTGGCGGTTCTGGCTCACCCGATAACCGTCAGCGACGACAGGCAGGTGCTCCGCGGAATCGTATCGGAGCTTGTCGCACTAGGTCTTGATGGCATTGAAGTGTTCAACAACATGTGCTACAAGGACGACATGCTTTTCCTGGAATTTTTGTGCAGGGAATCCGGCCTTCTCATGACCGGCGGCTCAGACTTTCACGGATTTGAGGATGATGTGGAAATCGGTAGTGGTCGAGGGGGACTCGCGGTTTCACATCGGCTTGCGGAAGCAGTAAAAAATCTGGCGGAATCACGGAGGATCACTCCACCGGGAAGCCGTACCTGA
- a CDS encoding ISL3-like element ISGme5 family transposase, whose translation MSYSDVIAIAGGWEGYRVAGTRTIVTGDAKRIEVELIALSQDEMVCGSCGGRCTSVHETTKRVIRDLPILDAQTYLIVHRRRLLCPQCGPTLERLSWLAKYARVTRRLAESVARLCGVVSVKHVAQYLGLSWDQVKEIDKRSLTERVGTVDLSNIEVLGMDEFALHKGHRYATVIIEPYRKEVLWIGKGRSRESIRPFFTQLGPHGCKRLKAVVMDMNASYEEEIKQHSPQADIVYDLFHVVAKYGREVIDRVRVDEANRLKEDKKARKVVKTSRWLLLRNSENVKGDDMLRLQELLEANRSLLTVYLLKDDLKQLWKFTCIEEAGLFWEQWHQRAMESGIPPLILFARRLKGYLQGILNHCLWPLHTGILEGINNKIKVIKRMAYGFRDHEYFFLKIRAAFPGIPG comes from the coding sequence TTGTCGTATTCCGATGTTATCGCAATTGCGGGAGGGTGGGAAGGATATCGTGTTGCTGGGACACGCACTATCGTCACAGGTGATGCCAAACGGATCGAGGTAGAACTGATTGCCCTGTCCCAGGATGAGATGGTGTGTGGCTCGTGCGGCGGGCGTTGCACAAGCGTCCATGAAACGACCAAGCGCGTAATTCGAGATTTGCCGATTCTCGATGCTCAGACTTATCTGATCGTTCACCGCCGCAGGCTGCTGTGCCCTCAGTGTGGGCCAACGCTGGAGCGTCTGTCATGGCTGGCGAAATACGCCCGCGTGACGCGCAGGCTTGCAGAGAGCGTAGCGCGACTGTGTGGTGTCGTGTCTGTGAAGCACGTGGCGCAGTATCTGGGGCTTTCTTGGGACCAGGTGAAGGAAATCGACAAGCGCTCACTCACAGAGCGGGTCGGCACCGTCGACCTCTCAAACATCGAAGTTCTCGGGATGGATGAGTTCGCCCTTCACAAGGGGCACCGCTATGCGACGGTTATCATCGAGCCATACCGTAAGGAAGTCTTATGGATCGGCAAAGGCAGGAGTCGCGAGAGTATCCGTCCTTTCTTCACGCAGCTTGGCCCACATGGCTGTAAACGGCTCAAAGCGGTCGTGATGGATATGAACGCATCATATGAGGAGGAAATCAAGCAGCACTCGCCCCAGGCAGACATAGTCTACGACCTGTTCCATGTGGTGGCGAAGTATGGCAGGGAAGTGATCGACAGGGTGCGAGTCGATGAGGCAAACCGCCTGAAGGAAGACAAGAAGGCACGGAAGGTAGTCAAAACATCGCGGTGGTTGCTGCTACGAAACAGCGAGAACGTCAAGGGCGACGACATGCTTCGCCTCCAGGAACTGTTGGAGGCAAACCGCAGCCTCCTTACGGTCTACCTGCTCAAAGACGATCTGAAGCAACTGTGGAAGTTTACCTGCATTGAAGAGGCGGGACTATTCTGGGAGCAGTGGCACCAAAGGGCGATGGAGAGTGGAATACCGCCACTCATCCTGTTTGCCCGCCGGCTAAAGGGCTATCTCCAAGGAATCCTCAACCACTGCCTCTGGCCCCTTCACACCGGAATCCTCGAAGGCATCAATAACAAGATCAAGGTGATCAAAAGAATGGCCTACGGCTTCCGGGATCACGAATACTTCTTTCTCAAGATCAGAGCCGCTTTCCCCGGAATTCCCGGATGA
- a CDS encoding ISL3-like element ISGme6 family transposase: protein MLIKTVLNKFERFKSFIYGDCRLAKVGGSEALVIDIKARRNSKPECPECGKRGKTYDTQPARLFEYVPIWAFKVFFRYAPRRVLCPIHGVKVESLPWGYGKEQMTISYQVYLARWARRLSWKEVAEIFKTSWDSIFRAVQYAVDYGLANRNLDGVTEIGVDEIAVFKGHQYLTMVYQLNAGVRRLLWCGPQRRIRTLLRFFREFGKERSAKLKYVCSDMWAPYLKVIAKRAPNAVNILDRFHIMRKFNEAIDEVRRTEAKEFKAAKQENVLEKGRWLLLKRPENLSEKQTSRLGDLLKLNLSSIKAYLLREDFQQFWDYQRSDFAGKFLDDWVIRTMQTDLEPMKKVARMLRNHKPMILNWFKAKGRLSSGAVEGLNLKAKLTIRKAYGFRTIKCLQVALYHTLGDLPEPLCHHRFC, encoded by the coding sequence ATGCTTATCAAGACTGTACTGAACAAGTTCGAGCGTTTCAAGTCCTTCATTTACGGAGATTGCCGACTGGCGAAAGTCGGCGGCTCAGAAGCACTGGTCATTGACATCAAGGCTCGTCGCAACAGCAAGCCCGAATGCCCGGAATGTGGCAAGCGAGGCAAGACATACGACACGCAACCGGCCCGACTGTTCGAGTATGTGCCGATCTGGGCGTTCAAGGTCTTCTTTCGCTACGCTCCCCGTCGGGTTCTGTGCCCAATCCATGGGGTAAAGGTTGAATCCCTCCCCTGGGGGTATGGCAAAGAGCAAATGACGATCTCGTACCAGGTCTATCTTGCCCGGTGGGCTCGGCGACTCTCCTGGAAGGAAGTTGCCGAAATCTTTAAGACCAGTTGGGACAGCATCTTTCGGGCGGTGCAGTATGCTGTCGATTACGGCCTGGCAAACAGAAACCTTGATGGCGTTACGGAAATCGGTGTTGATGAAATTGCCGTCTTCAAGGGCCATCAGTATCTTACGATGGTCTATCAGCTCAATGCCGGCGTCAGGCGTCTTCTCTGGTGTGGTCCGCAACGTCGGATAAGAACGCTACTGCGCTTCTTTCGGGAATTCGGCAAAGAACGCAGCGCCAAGCTCAAGTATGTCTGCAGCGACATGTGGGCACCGTATCTCAAGGTTATCGCCAAGCGGGCACCCAATGCCGTGAACATCCTCGACCGCTTCCACATCATGCGGAAGTTTAACGAAGCGATTGACGAGGTTCGGCGCACCGAAGCCAAGGAGTTCAAGGCCGCCAAGCAGGAGAACGTCCTGGAAAAGGGCCGTTGGTTGCTGCTGAAACGGCCGGAAAATCTGTCCGAGAAGCAGACGTCACGATTGGGAGATTTGCTCAAGCTCAACCTCTCATCAATCAAGGCATATCTGCTGCGCGAGGACTTTCAGCAGTTCTGGGACTACCAGCGGTCTGACTTTGCTGGCAAGTTCCTCGACGACTGGGTCATCAGGACAATGCAAACTGACCTGGAACCGATGAAGAAGGTTGCCAGGATGTTACGCAACCACAAACCGATGATTCTCAACTGGTTCAAGGCAAAAGGCCGACTTTCCAGCGGCGCGGTAGAGGGTCTGAACCTCAAAGCAAAACTGACTATCAGAAAAGCGTACGGTTTCCGAACCATCAAGTGCCTGCAAGTGGCGCTATATCACACACTTGGCGACTTGCCAGAACCCCTGTGTCACCACAGATTCTGCTAA